The genomic region ACAGCGGCGCCGACCTGGGCCGCGCCACCAAGTGGGCCGCCGCGGGTTTGCTGGCGAAGGTGTACATCACGGAAGGCAAAAAGACGGAGGCCGCCCAGTGGGCCCGTCAGGTTATCACCGGCTCGGGCAAAAGCCTGTGGCCCAACTACGGCGACAACTTCAAGATTGAAAACGAGAACGGCCGGGAGTCGCTGTTTGAGGTGCAGTACGTGAGTGGCCGCAACGGCTACGAGCGCAACAACGTGGGCTTCGCCGGCAACGAATTTTTCGCGCCCCGCGGCTCCGGCACCACGCCGGCCGGCGGCGGCTACGGCTTCAACATTCCGGAGCCCGACTTCGTGAGCGGCTACGAAGCCGGCGACACGCGCAAAGCCGTGACCATCTGGGTGCCCGGCGACCCGTATCCGGCCGGCAGCGCCACGCCGGCGCAGCTGCCCCAGGCCCCCGGCTCGCCGTTTGGCTTCAACTGCAAGAAGTGGTTTATCGGCAAGGTGAACACCAACATCTGGGACTCGGGCCTCAACATTCCGGTGCTGCGCCTGGCCGATGTGTACCTGATTCTGGCCGAGGCTGCCGGCCCCACCACCGAAGGTCTGGAAGCCATCAACAAGGTGCGTCGCCGCGCCTTCGGCCTGCCCATCAACACGCCTTCCGCCGCCCGCGACCTGACGGCCGCCACGTCTGACTTTACCGGGGCCGTGCTGCGGGAGCGGAAGTACGAGCTGGCTTTCGAGTTTGACCGCTGGTTTGACCTGAAGCGCTACGCTGGCACGCCTAACGGCCTCATCCCGCGCATGACCCAGCAGTCGGCGTTCCTACGCACCCTGGGCATCCAGCGCGGCGTGCCCACCGAGCGCAACCTAGTGCTGCCCATTCCGCAGAGCGAGATGGACGCCAACCCGGCCCTGGTACAGAACTCCGGCTACTAAGCCGCCTGTTTCCTCCCTTCCACGATTTTCAGCCTGATTTTCATGAAAACCCACTTTCATAAGGCAGCCCTTGTGCTGCTGAGCGGCTCCCTGCTGCTGGGCGCCTGCAAAAAGGACGACACCGGCAGCCTCGACGGCGCGGTGCCCGCCTCCGACTTCACCACCACTTCTCGCACCGTCGGCTTCACAACGGAAGTAACCTTCACGGCCACCAACACCGACGGCTTCCTGTACCAGTGGGAGTTCGGCGACGGCACCGTGGGTTCCGGCCAGCAGATTACGCACACGTATTCTGCCAGCGGCCCGGTTCGGCCCCGCCTGATTACCGCCTACCGGGGCGGCACCAGCGTTTCAGCTCAGAAGGAAATCATTTTGCCGCCTGTTTTCGAGCTGGTGAAGGCCGTGCTTACGG from Hymenobacter canadensis harbors:
- a CDS encoding RagB/SusD family nutrient uptake outer membrane protein gives rise to the protein MTISKYACGTFLLSLGLLTGCGEKFLEETPSDQITDANFYRTQDDAIQAVTASYSELTKEGQYNLALWGMDMMADISTTGGGGGSDGIEYIQLDDYNIPTTNTVANRLWGGCFIGLQRANIVLQKVPNIQGMDPAIQRRCLGEAQFLRAKYYFDLVRAFGDVPLFTTPPTGPSQVYIPRTPAADVYRQIEQDLTDAFGNLEASYSGADLGRATKWAAAGLLAKVYITEGKKTEAAQWARQVITGSGKSLWPNYGDNFKIENENGRESLFEVQYVSGRNGYERNNVGFAGNEFFAPRGSGTTPAGGGYGFNIPEPDFVSGYEAGDTRKAVTIWVPGDPYPAGSATPAQLPQAPGSPFGFNCKKWFIGKVNTNIWDSGLNIPVLRLADVYLILAEAAGPTTEGLEAINKVRRRAFGLPINTPSAARDLTAATSDFTGAVLRERKYELAFEFDRWFDLKRYAGTPNGLIPRMTQQSAFLRTLGIQRGVPTERNLVLPIPQSEMDANPALVQNSGY